In Phycisphaerae bacterium RAS1, the genomic window GACATGCTCGCGACCGGCGTTCGCACGATGATCGGCGTCAAGGTCTTCGGTCCGCGCCAGGAGGACACGACCGACGAAGTCATCGAGGATGGCGTCAAGAAACTCGTCATGCGCGAGCCGGGCATTCAGGGGATCGCCAACCAGATCGCCGGCGTGATGCGCGGGATTCGCGGCGCCGTGGATGTGTTCCCCGACCAGATCGTCGGCCGCAGCTACCTTCAAATCGACATCAACCGCGAGAAGGCCGCCCGCTACGGCGTGAACGTGTCCGAGATCCAGGAGGCCATCGAAGTCGCGATGGGCGGCAAGACCATCACGGTCACGGTCGAAGGACGCCGGCGCTTCCCGGTCCGCGTTCGCTACGCGCGCGATTTCTGGCAGACCGAAGATGCCCTGCGCCGCATACTCGTCACCGGTCGGCGCGGCGTCGCGCCGGCACAATCCGGGGACGCCGCGATGGCCTCCGCGGCACCCGGCATGGGGACAGATGGCGGCGAGATGGCCGGCGGCGAGACCTATCAAATCCCGATTACGGAGGTCGCGGACATCAAGGTCGTTGAGGGGCCGAGCGTAATCAAGAGCGAGAACGGCATGCTGCGGGCGTACGTCCAGCTCAACGTCCGCGACCGCGACATCGTCGGCTTCGTCGAGGAGGCTCAACAGGCGGTCGGGGAGACGGTGAAGCTGCCGGCCGGCTTCTTCATCGAATGGAGCGGACAGTTCGAGCACCAGATTCGGGCCAAGAAGACGCTCCAGGTCGTCTTCCCGATGGTGATCCTGCTCATCTTCGTGATCCTCTTCATGACGTTCAATGACGTTCGCGACGCGCTGCTCATCATCCTCGCGGTGCCCGGCGCGCTGGTCGGGGGCGTGATCTTCCAGAGCCTGTTTGGCTTCAACTTCAGCGTGGCCGTCTGGGTCGGCTACATCGCCTGCTTCGGCATGGCCACACAGACCGGCATCGTCATGCTGGTCTACCTGCACGACGCGATCAACACCCGCGGCGGGTTGTCCAAGATTGCGTCGTTGACGGAGCTGAGGGACGCGATCATCACCGGCGCCGTCCACCGCCTGCGTCCCAAGCTCATGACCGAGGGCGTGGCGATCGTCGGCCTTATGCCGATGCTGTGGGCCACGGGCGTTGGGGCGGAAGTGATGAGACCGATGGTCGCTCCCGTGATCGGCGGACTGCTCGTGGCGGACGAGGTCATCGACCTGCTGCTTCCGGTGATTTTCAACTGGTACCAATCACGACGATGGCTACGTTTGCATGGCCACAGCGCTTCCAACCCAACGATGCCTGGCGTCGGCGTGGTCTGAATTGACAAATGCGGCCGTATTCGTGCGGAAACTCGTCGCGAGAGCCGCAACGAGCGGTGGTCGACTTGAGAGCTGTTACTTCGGATTCCAGTTCAATGGCCGGTGACACAACCGGCGTCGCAGCAAGGCGTGAAACAGCCATACGAAATAACTCCGCCAGTCACGGCACAGGCGGGTAGTCGGTTACACGTGCCCTCTCGTTGTCGGTTTCGACGTGCGCGATTCGGTCGCGCTGGTTTCGATGGTCCCGTCGTTCGGCCATGGGATGTCTGGAACCCGAGACACCATTCTGGTCAGGTCACATGCCCCGAGCGGCCGGATGACTCCCCGAGCCTTCCCCTGGTCTAGCCCGCGAGAATTTTGGCTCCATACCCGCCTTGCCCGGCTGGTAGAATGACAGCTTGGCCACGGACAGGAGGTACAAAGATGGCTCACAAGTTGACGCGCCTTTTTTGGCTACTCCCGGTGCTGGTTTCGCCGCTTCCTGCTCAGCCCCCGTTGGACGCGATTCCTGCCGGACCTGCGATCTCGCTCGGAATCATCCGTGGCACGGTGGCCGTTGGCGCGAGTCCCGTGAGCAACGCGCGCGTAATGGTCTTTGTGCCTTCATTGGCCTATTTTCGTGAGGCCCGCACGAACGCGATCGGCCGGTACGCGATCAAAGGCGTGCCTTCGGGCGCTTATCGCCTTGGCGTGGCGGCGCGCGACTTCGACTATCAGGAAATCGCAATTGAGATTTCGGGTGGCATACTGCAACGCGAGTTCACTCTCGCGCCGGAAACCGAACCGGGGCGCTGGGACGTCATCGGGAACACTGCGGGCGAGTTCTTCGACGCCAGCGACATCGGCATCCTGCTTGCCGACGGGCGGATCATGTACTGCCACGACACGATCACGCCTGTGATCTTCGACCCCGCGACCGGTCAGTCGTTCGTAGCGGCCGGATCGGACCTGCCACAGGGGTGCATGAACATCATGCTGCTGCCCGACGGACGCCCGATTTTCGTAGGTGGGCAGCCCGGCAGCGACCCTGGTCAGTTTCGCAATGCCGTGCGATATGTGAAAGCATACAACCCCGTCGCCGACACATGGGAGCGATTCGCCGATCTGCTCAACCCCACCGGGCGCTGGTACCCCGGCATGGCGCGCCTGGCTGACGGATCGCTACTAGCGATGGGCGGCGGCACGCGGCCAAACGCGGTTCGCACCGCCACGTGTGAACGGCTCAACCTCGCGACGATGACGTGGTCGTGGACCGGTTCGATGATCAACCCGTCGGAGTTTTCGCCGTGCGCGCTGCTCTACACCGGTGAAGTGCTGGCGACGTGGAATCCGCCACAGCTCTACAACCCGACGACCGGAGAATGGAGGCTGACCGGCGCCTTCAACCAGCCGGTGCGCGGCTGGCCCGACCACTCCGACCACTCGCTCATCGTGCTCGCGGACGGACGTGCCGCGGCCATCGGAATCGACCGTGCGAACGGCGGCGCCTATACGGTCATGAGCGAGATTTACGACCCGGCGACGGAATCATGGTCGCTCGGTAGCAGCCCAGCGCTCCTGCGCGAGAAGTCGGAGGTCGTGCCGCTCCCCGACGGGCGCGTGCTCGTCGCGGCCGGGGACACCGAGCTCGCCAACCCCGGCGTGCCGCACGTCAACGGCGTGGTGAAATGGACTGACTTGTATGAGCCCGCGACCGGTGTGTGGCGACGTATGGCCGACATGGGGCAGTTCCGTGAATACCACGCGGTAACCTTGCTGGTTCCTGACGGCCGCGTGCTGACCACCGGCGGCACCGTCATCGACTTCGGGAACCCGCCCAACTCGGCCGACGTGGAGGCATTCAGCCCGCCATACCTGTTCCGCGGCGTCCGTCCACAGATCGCGAATCTGTCTGACGCGGTCGTTGACCGCGGAAGCAATTTGACGCTGACCATCGTCCCAGCGATCCGACTTACCAGTGCGGTTCTCGTGGGGACGCAGGCGACCACTCATTGGGTGGACGCCGGTATTCCGCGCCGCGTCGTGCTGTCCGTGCAACAGTCTGGTGCCAATGCGAGCGTGACGCTGCCGACAGATCCGAATGTCCTGCCACTCGGGCACTACATGCTCTTCGCGATGGTGGACGACAGTCCCTCGGTCGCGCGCATGATCGAGGTCCGCTGACGGCCGGGTTGCGCTGCGGGCCGAGCGTGATCGCGCGGCGGAGTCGTGACGTGCCAGTCCACTTTCGCGACACTGAGCGCCAAAGTCACCGCAGGAGTCCATCACGATCCGTCCGGGCACGACGCTCGGATTCCGTTTTCCGTTTCAGAGGCTACTGTCACTCATTCCGAGTGGGTCAAAAGTGGGTCAGTCGTCACGTGGAAGCCACTCGTTTTCAACTGTTCACGCACTTGTCAGCCACTTGTAAACCTCGTTTCGACCCAGAAAATGCGGTGTAACCACCGCTGGGATAATGGTTTGCAAGCGGACGATCGATTTCCCAAGCTGGACGTCGTGGGTTCGAATCCCATCGCCCGCTTTGATATAGTCCCATAGCCGATCGCGACTTGCGAACCGGCCCGCGTTGGGCTGTGCGGCTCGGGAAGCTCGAAAACGAGGGTAATTTACCCCCGACGTGCTTCCAGGAGCCGGCCATTAGTCCGCGCGTGAAAATCTGGGCGCGCAAACAGAATATCTGGGCGCGCCGAAACACAAGACCGTCCCCGGGTACCCCAGATCGCGGGTACGCGGAGGCGGTCCCTGAAATGCGACTTACGTCACTTCGAACGGCCGTCAAACGGCCGTCGATGCACCTCCCGTGTTAGGGCTAACAGGCTCCGAATTCCACTTCGCCGGCGTGTCCGGGCAGGCCGCCTCGGCCCGCCACAGGTAGCCTGTGCACCCGCTCACGCACGCCCCCAGCAGATCGCACACCAGCGCCCCGGCCACACCTGAGCTGCGGTCACACTCCAGGCACAGCGCCTCGCGCGCCCGATAGGCTGCGAGCCCCACACGCCCCACGCGCGTCGGCGACACGTGCACCGGCGCTGGGGCCGGCGGCGGCCGCGAAGCGCCAACAACAAACAGCGATTGATTCGAGTAGGGATTCACGGCCTCACCCGATCGCGCACCACGATCCCGCACAAGGGCACGACGAAGTAATCCAGCATCGACACCGTCGTCTCGCACTCCCCCGTCCCGCGGTAAGCCACCTGCTGCCCCGGAATGCAATCGGGCGGAACGATGTCCGGCCGGCAGCAGCGCGGCTGGAACGGCCCGCCGCAGTCTGGTGGATTGGCACAGCGCGCCCTGCGCCGATAACACTCACAGCGCGCATCGCCGCCGATCAGTTCGTCGCACGGATCAGGCGGCTGCACGCCAGGCGGCGGATCGTCCGGCGGCTGGGGCGGCGGAATATCCGGGTCCGGATTCGGCGGCGGCCCGTCATCATCGTCATCGCAGACGCACGTCGTCTGCTCGATGATCCGCGTCTCGTGCGTCGACGCCTGCGGCGCAGCATCAGCCGACGACTCATAAGTCGCCGACACGCCGCCCACGCCGTCGCCAAAGACCGCGGCAGGTTGGTCGGCCACATAGGCCGTGTTCTGGTATCCGATCTCCGCGATCGTCGTCGTCGGCAGATGGTCATATCGATTCGCTGCGCACTGAAACGTCCCCAGCGGGCAGTCCCCGAGTGATACAAGCACCGGAT contains:
- a CDS encoding Kelch motif protein; the protein is MAHKLTRLFWLLPVLVSPLPAQPPLDAIPAGPAISLGIIRGTVAVGASPVSNARVMVFVPSLAYFREARTNAIGRYAIKGVPSGAYRLGVAARDFDYQEIAIEISGGILQREFTLAPETEPGRWDVIGNTAGEFFDASDIGILLADGRIMYCHDTITPVIFDPATGQSFVAAGSDLPQGCMNIMLLPDGRPIFVGGQPGSDPGQFRNAVRYVKAYNPVADTWERFADLLNPTGRWYPGMARLADGSLLAMGGGTRPNAVRTATCERLNLATMTWSWTGSMINPSEFSPCALLYTGEVLATWNPPQLYNPTTGEWRLTGAFNQPVRGWPDHSDHSLIVLADGRAAAIGIDRANGGAYTVMSEIYDPATESWSLGSSPALLREKSEVVPLPDGRVLVAAGDTELANPGVPHVNGVVKWTDLYEPATGVWRRMADMGQFREYHAVTLLVPDGRVLTTGGTVIDFGNPPNSADVEAFSPPYLFRGVRPQIANLSDAVVDRGSNLTLTIVPAIRLTSAVLVGTQATTHWVDAGIPRRVVLSVQQSGANASVTLPTDPNVLPLGHYMLFAMVDDSPSVARMIEVR